The genomic region CTAGTGGTCTGATCGAGAAAAAAGTTGACAGTTTTCTATCAATTTGGTCAAGCCAAAGTTCAAGCAATATCTGAAAGCTCGGCGACATTGCCGTTTGCCGCTTCAGTTAAGTGCTTTCGACGATCAAAAAGGCGCATCCTGTACACCCATTGTCGAGCAGGGCGTTTGCTAAGCCTTCGGAAACAATAGCAGTGGATAAAAGATTCAATTGGCGAAAGATTGAGAGACCTTGAGCGGAATGTCTGTCAATTACAGGATGCGTAATTATTACTGTGTCAGGAGGATTATAGTTCGGTAGAGAGATCTTCACTTCTGTAGTTTGGGTAAGATTGTAGTTAAGCACATCTACAAGCGGCAAATCAATTATGTACACTGTTTCTGATTCGCCAGATCTTGCGCTTATTATATGTGCAGGTATCCACCTATG from Deinococcus multiflagellatus harbors:
- a CDS encoding imm11 family protein, translating into MFYEICPNSDDLRFSAAIMQGRRNRTLYDEFDLLSEKFIFHYDSEFLPDYITTDTPLRLYSKKFRKVIDDYCTDSDSHRWIPAHIISARSGESETVYIIDLPLVDVLNYNLTQTTEVKISLPNYNPPDTVIITHPVIDRHSAQGLSIFRQLNLLSTAIVSEGLANALLDNGCTGCAFLIVEST